A stretch of Myroides oncorhynchi DNA encodes these proteins:
- a CDS encoding SDR family NAD(P)-dependent oxidoreductase has product MKNVIVTGTSRGIGLECVQWLSKLGHNVLAVSRKVSDKLVGLDNVTCLAVDITKEEDLQQVVAFVQDNWSHVDILINNAGAIVNKPFEEITQEDFQYVYNVNVFGAARLMQLTVPFMKVNSHVVTVSSMGGVQGVLKFGGLAAYSSSKGAVTILSELLAEEYKDKGIFFNVVALGAVQTEMLEEAFPGYQAPLMPDEMAEYIVNFSIHGNRFFNGKVLQVSTTTP; this is encoded by the coding sequence ATGAAAAACGTAATTGTTACAGGGACAAGTAGAGGTATAGGCCTAGAGTGTGTGCAGTGGTTGTCTAAATTAGGTCATAATGTATTGGCTGTATCTAGAAAGGTATCTGACAAATTAGTAGGTTTAGATAACGTTACTTGTTTAGCTGTTGATATAACAAAAGAGGAAGACTTACAGCAAGTAGTCGCTTTTGTACAAGATAACTGGAGTCATGTAGATATCTTGATTAACAATGCTGGGGCTATTGTTAATAAACCTTTTGAAGAGATTACACAAGAAGACTTTCAATATGTCTACAATGTGAATGTATTCGGAGCAGCTCGTCTAATGCAGTTGACAGTACCATTTATGAAAGTAAATAGTCATGTGGTAACAGTTAGTAGTATGGGAGGAGTTCAGGGAGTACTTAAATTCGGAGGCTTAGCAGCGTATAGCTCAAGTAAAGGAGCTGTGACTATTCTTAGTGAATTGCTTGCAGAGGAATATAAGGATAAAGGTATATTCTTTAATGTAGTTGCTTTAGGAGCTGTACAGACAGAGATGTTAGAAGAAGCTTTTCCTGGATACCAAGCGCCACTTATGCCAGACGAAATGGCAGAGTATATCGTGAACTTTAGTATTCACGGTAATAGATTCTTTAATGGTAAAGTGTTGCAAGTATCAACAACAACCCCTTAA
- the pdhA gene encoding pyruvate dehydrogenase (acetyl-transferring) E1 component subunit alpha, which translates to MREITKEVYLKWYEDMLFWRKFEDKLAALYIQQKVRGFLHLYNGQEAVLAGALHAMDMSKDKMITAYRNHVQPIGLGVDPKRIMAELLGKATGTSQGLGGSMHIFSKEHRFYGGHGIVGGQIPVGAGLAFADKFFDRQAVTMCYFGDGAARQGSLHETFNMAMNWKLPVVFIVENNGYAMGTSVERTANHTDIWKLGLGYEMPSGPVDGMNPIKVAEAMYEAIERARRGDGPTFLEMKTYRYRGHSMSDAQHYRTKEEVEEYKKIDPITQVLDVIREKGYATEAEIEAMDQRVKDHVAECEKFAEESPFPDQNVMYDVVYEQENYPFIPHRL; encoded by the coding sequence ATGAGAGAAATTACAAAAGAAGTTTATCTAAAGTGGTATGAAGACATGCTATTTTGGAGAAAGTTTGAAGATAAGCTTGCTGCTTTATATATTCAACAAAAGGTGAGAGGATTCTTGCATTTATATAATGGGCAGGAAGCAGTATTGGCTGGAGCTTTACATGCAATGGACATGTCTAAAGACAAGATGATTACAGCATATAGAAATCACGTTCAGCCTATCGGATTAGGAGTAGATCCTAAGCGTATTATGGCTGAGTTATTAGGAAAAGCTACGGGTACATCTCAAGGTTTAGGTGGATCTATGCACATTTTTTCTAAAGAGCACCGTTTCTATGGAGGTCACGGTATCGTAGGTGGACAGATTCCTGTAGGAGCTGGATTAGCATTTGCTGATAAGTTTTTTGATAGACAGGCTGTGACTATGTGTTACTTCGGTGACGGAGCAGCTCGTCAAGGATCTCTTCACGAGACATTCAATATGGCGATGAACTGGAAACTACCAGTAGTATTTATCGTTGAGAACAATGGATATGCTATGGGTACTTCAGTAGAGCGTACAGCTAACCATACTGATATCTGGAAATTAGGATTAGGATACGAAATGCCTAGTGGACCTGTAGATGGTATGAACCCTATTAAAGTAGCTGAGGCTATGTACGAGGCTATCGAAAGAGCTCGTCGTGGAGATGGACCTACTTTCTTAGAGATGAAAACATATAGATATAGAGGTCACTCTATGTCAGATGCTCAACACTACCGTACTAAAGAGGAAGTAGAAGAGTACAAAAAAATAGATCCTATTACGCAAGTATTAGACGTAATTAGAGAAAAAGGATATGCTACAGAGGCAGAGATCGAAGCAATGGATCAAAGAGTAAAAGATCACGTAGCTGAGTGTGAGAAATTCGCTGAAGAATCTCCATTCCCTGATCAAAACGTAATGTACGATGTAGTATACGAACAAGAGAACTATCCTTTTATACCTCACAGATTATAA
- a CDS encoding DUF6266 family protein, translated as MAEIKQSILGPVNGKVGTVLGVMWRGINYIHAKPHKSSKNPTMKQLLQWDKMSLVSTFASKFREFVNANCPSVLKGKKWIAGKEQMISRLMTQGIGLSNGEQHIKVEEALLSIGNLAPAVIKKINRLKTGKFKVQWENGLINALTLNTDQLTMMLYNETLDQFIAISNVGNRIDKYAHFSIPTNWDESTVYFWSMWKAADGSVNSRSCFHGIIELENGDQNAENGKLKAGNGDQETEKTKPHNTHQVEMQYMVSNTEQENENQEVTEVIPIEQARVIALKKYLEEVNTPIEGETTPPLNQNNKERETTPPFRHPFKEGELKRWTPPGYIRKVNKDIIKQSKNTKSKVHTDQSNEGVIEEEQSILKVLNIMEEKRE; from the coding sequence ATGGCAGAAATCAAACAGAGTATACTAGGTCCAGTAAATGGCAAAGTAGGAACTGTACTTGGAGTAATGTGGAGAGGAATAAATTACATCCATGCTAAACCACACAAATCAAGCAAAAACCCAACAATGAAGCAATTGCTTCAATGGGATAAAATGAGCTTAGTCTCTACATTTGCTAGTAAGTTTAGGGAATTCGTCAATGCGAATTGCCCGTCTGTGCTGAAGGGTAAAAAATGGATAGCAGGTAAGGAACAGATGATCTCTAGGTTAATGACTCAAGGCATTGGCTTAAGCAATGGAGAACAACATATCAAAGTAGAAGAAGCTTTATTATCTATCGGAAACCTTGCTCCTGCTGTAATCAAGAAGATCAATCGACTAAAAACAGGCAAGTTTAAAGTGCAATGGGAAAATGGGTTGATTAACGCCCTAACGCTTAATACTGATCAACTGACGATGATGCTGTATAACGAGACATTAGACCAGTTCATAGCTATCTCTAATGTAGGAAATCGCATAGATAAGTACGCTCACTTCAGTATACCTACTAATTGGGATGAGAGTACTGTTTATTTCTGGAGTATGTGGAAAGCGGCTGATGGTAGTGTCAACAGTAGAAGCTGCTTTCATGGAATCATAGAGTTAGAGAACGGGGATCAAAACGCTGAAAACGGGAAACTGAAAGCAGGAAACGGGGATCAAGAAACAGAAAAAACTAAACCACACAATACACATCAAGTAGAGATGCAATACATGGTATCTAACACAGAACAAGAAAACGAGAATCAAGAAGTAACGGAAGTTATCCCTATCGAACAAGCACGAGTAATAGCCTTAAAAAAGTATCTAGAAGAAGTGAATACTCCTATAGAAGGGGAAACTACCCCACCTTTAAACCAGAATAATAAAGAAAGGGAAACTACCCCGCCTTTCAGGCACCCCTTCAAAGAAGGGGAATTGAAGAGGTGGACTCCACCTGGCTATATACGCAAAGTGAATAAAGACATTATCAAACAGTCTAAAAACACGAAATCCAAGGTACATACTGATCAATCTAATGAAGGAGTGATAGAAGAAGAGCAATCAATACTAAAGGTTTTAAACATTATGGAGGAAAAGAGAGAATGA
- a CDS encoding M20/M25/M40 family metallo-hydrolase, with protein sequence MRFLGLLATVLLVGCASTKAPIVAKVNAEQKNIKETLYYLASDELLGRDTGSEGGKLAASYLAKHLEEYKIKSYYTSYNDTLKNVKEAWNVVGVIPGTDAVLRNEVVVLGAHYDHIGIEKPVAGDSIANGANDNAAGSAILLELARNLKLQNNKRTIIIAFFTGEEKGLWGSKHLAERLKAENVNVVSMLNFEMLGLAMKRDYTTYLTGYDLSTMATKLNELAGKSIVGKLEKAEEFQLFKRSDNYPFYQMFKVPCQTFSSFDFENYEYYHHVKDEAHLMDLNFMTSFTQDIIPVVAKLVNLAPGEIRMY encoded by the coding sequence ATGAGATTTTTAGGTTTATTGGCGACAGTGTTGCTAGTGGGATGTGCTTCTACTAAGGCTCCGATTGTTGCTAAAGTTAATGCTGAACAAAAGAATATTAAAGAGACGTTATACTATTTAGCTTCTGATGAATTATTAGGTAGAGATACTGGTAGTGAGGGAGGTAAATTAGCAGCTAGTTATTTGGCTAAACATTTAGAAGAGTATAAAATAAAATCGTATTATACGAGTTATAATGATACATTAAAGAATGTAAAAGAGGCTTGGAATGTAGTTGGGGTTATTCCTGGTACAGATGCTGTCTTAAGGAATGAGGTAGTCGTATTAGGTGCACATTATGATCATATAGGAATAGAGAAGCCGGTAGCCGGTGATTCTATTGCTAATGGTGCTAATGATAATGCAGCAGGTAGTGCTATCTTATTAGAGTTGGCTCGTAACTTAAAGCTGCAAAATAATAAGCGTACTATCATTATCGCGTTTTTCACAGGAGAGGAGAAAGGATTATGGGGGTCAAAGCATTTGGCAGAACGTCTAAAGGCTGAAAATGTGAATGTAGTATCTATGCTAAATTTCGAAATGCTAGGATTGGCGATGAAGAGGGATTACACTACTTATTTGACAGGATATGATCTATCTACTATGGCAACTAAGCTAAATGAATTAGCAGGTAAGTCAATCGTGGGTAAACTAGAGAAGGCAGAGGAGTTTCAGTTGTTTAAAAGATCTGATAACTATCCATTCTATCAAATGTTTAAAGTACCATGTCAAACGTTCAGTTCTTTTGATTTTGAAAATTATGAATATTATCACCATGTAAAAGATGAAGCTCATTTAATGGACTTAAACTTTATGACTTCTTTTACACAAGATATAATACCAGTTGTAGCTAAACTTGTTAATTTAGCTCCGGGAGAAATTAGAATGTATTAA
- a CDS encoding pyruvate dehydrogenase complex dihydrolipoamide acetyltransferase — MAEVITMPRLSDTMTEGVVAAWLKKVGDKISEGDILAEIETDKATMEFESFNSGTLLYIGLQEGESAPVDSLLAIIGTEGEDISALISGGASTAPVAEAPAAQVEVKADAPAPKAAAMPAGVKIITMPRLSDTMTDGTVATWIKKVGDKVQEGDILAEIETDKATMEFEAFEAGTLLYVGINEGESAPVDSVLAILGPEGTDVSAIVAGGFAVEASVEEAPKAATPAATVSVEATASTNGRVFISPLAKKIAEDKGINITDVKGSGENGRIVKRDIENFTPAAKTASPVAAATAAAPAVKAFVPAGEVSVEEVKNSQMRKTIARRLAESKFTAPHYYLTIELDMDNAIESRKIINNLPDTKVSFNDMVVKACAMALRKHPQVNTQWTDNATIYNNHINIGVAVAVEDGLVVPVLPFTDQMSLTNIGGKVKELAVKAKTKKLTPAEMEGSTFTVSNLGMFGIQSFTSIINQPNSAILSVGAIIEKPVVKNGQVVVGNTMVVTLACDHRTVDGATGAQFLQTFKDYVENPVTMLA; from the coding sequence ATGGCAGAAGTAATTACAATGCCTCGCTTAAGCGACACTATGACAGAAGGTGTGGTTGCAGCTTGGTTAAAAAAAGTTGGAGATAAGATTTCAGAAGGAGATATCCTTGCAGAGATCGAAACAGACAAAGCAACAATGGAGTTTGAGTCATTTAACTCAGGTACATTGTTATATATTGGATTACAAGAAGGTGAATCTGCTCCTGTAGATTCGTTACTTGCTATTATAGGTACTGAAGGTGAAGATATCTCTGCATTAATCAGTGGTGGTGCTAGCACTGCTCCTGTAGCTGAGGCTCCTGCTGCACAAGTAGAAGTTAAAGCTGATGCTCCTGCTCCTAAAGCGGCTGCTATGCCTGCTGGAGTTAAGATCATTACTATGCCTCGTCTAAGTGATACGATGACTGATGGTACAGTTGCTACTTGGATTAAAAAAGTAGGTGATAAAGTACAAGAGGGTGATATCCTTGCAGAAATAGAAACTGATAAAGCAACTATGGAGTTCGAAGCTTTCGAAGCTGGAACTTTATTATATGTAGGTATTAATGAAGGGGAATCTGCTCCAGTGGATAGCGTATTAGCTATCTTAGGACCAGAAGGAACTGATGTATCTGCTATCGTAGCTGGTGGTTTTGCTGTTGAGGCTTCTGTAGAAGAGGCTCCTAAAGCTGCGACTCCTGCTGCAACTGTAAGTGTGGAGGCTACTGCTTCAACTAATGGGAGAGTATTCATTTCTCCGTTGGCTAAGAAGATTGCTGAAGATAAAGGAATAAACATTACTGACGTTAAAGGTTCAGGTGAGAATGGGCGTATCGTTAAACGCGATATCGAAAACTTCACACCAGCTGCTAAGACAGCATCTCCTGTAGCTGCTGCTACGGCTGCTGCACCTGCAGTTAAGGCTTTTGTACCTGCTGGTGAAGTAAGTGTAGAGGAAGTGAAAAATTCACAAATGCGTAAAACTATTGCTCGTCGTTTAGCTGAGTCTAAGTTTACTGCTCCTCACTATTACTTAACTATCGAGTTAGACATGGATAATGCTATCGAGTCTCGTAAGATTATTAATAATCTACCTGATACTAAAGTGTCATTTAATGATATGGTAGTGAAAGCATGTGCTATGGCACTTCGCAAACACCCACAAGTGAATACGCAATGGACTGATAATGCGACTATCTATAACAATCATATCAATATAGGTGTGGCTGTAGCTGTAGAAGATGGATTAGTAGTACCAGTATTGCCATTCACAGATCAGATGTCTCTTACTAACATCGGTGGTAAAGTAAAAGAATTAGCTGTTAAAGCTAAAACTAAAAAACTTACTCCTGCTGAAATGGAAGGAAGTACATTTACTGTATCTAACTTAGGTATGTTCGGTATCCAATCATTTACTTCTATTATCAACCAACCTAACTCTGCTATTCTATCAGTAGGTGCTATTATAGAAAAACCAGTAGTTAAGAACGGTCAGGTTGTAGTTGGAAACACGATGGTAGTAACTTTAGCATGTGACCACAGAACAGTGGACGGTGCTACAGGTGCTCAATTCTTACAAACATTTAAAGATTATGTAGAGAACCCAGTTACTATGTTGGCGTAA